The following coding sequences are from one Methanohalophilus halophilus window:
- a CDS encoding class II fumarate hydratase translates to MVRVEKDTMGEVEVPDDVYYGPQTARAVINFRVSEQRLPPAFIRAQAAIKMAAAKANMKAGKLDRNLGDAIYKAAQEVRSGRFDDHFVLDAFQSGAGTSQNMNANEVIANRALEILGYHKGRYDVIHPNDHVNMSQSSNDTTHTAIHIAATEMIINELLPVLETLQYELDAKAKEHIRVVKPGRTHLQDAVPVTLGQEFSGYSKMLELGILRLENTLKDLKELNMGGTATGTGLNTPEGFGDIAIQEMNHITGIDFMLSQNPFEATQGAGAILGTSAALKGIAVDLIKLANDLRLLSSGPRTGFGEIMLPAVQPGSSIMPGKVNPVMAEMLNMVCFQIVGNDTSIMMAAQGGQCELNVFTPVLAHNILNSITILAGGVDSFNNRCLKGLTVNVEHCSRMAESSLALGTSLAPMIGYERAAEITYEAYRTNSTIREVVERKDLNLSKDEIDKLLNPLNMTGQGNERT, encoded by the coding sequence ATGGTTAGGGTTGAAAAAGACACAATGGGGGAGGTGGAGGTTCCAGATGATGTTTATTATGGTCCCCAAACCGCCCGTGCTGTGATAAATTTCAGGGTAAGTGAACAGAGACTGCCTCCTGCTTTTATCAGGGCACAGGCTGCGATCAAAATGGCGGCTGCAAAAGCCAATATGAAAGCCGGCAAACTTGACCGTAATCTGGGTGATGCAATCTACAAAGCCGCTCAGGAGGTGCGAAGTGGAAGATTTGATGACCATTTCGTGCTGGATGCTTTCCAATCAGGTGCTGGTACGTCCCAGAATATGAATGCCAACGAAGTCATTGCCAACCGGGCTCTTGAGATCCTGGGTTACCATAAGGGTCGCTATGATGTGATCCATCCCAATGATCATGTTAATATGTCCCAGTCCTCCAATGATACAACTCATACGGCAATCCATATCGCTGCCACTGAAATGATAATAAATGAACTTCTGCCTGTGCTGGAAACCCTGCAGTATGAACTTGATGCAAAGGCCAAAGAGCATATCAGGGTGGTAAAACCCGGCAGAACCCATCTGCAGGATGCAGTCCCAGTGACTCTGGGACAGGAATTCAGCGGCTATTCAAAAATGCTGGAGCTGGGAATACTACGACTGGAAAATACATTGAAGGATTTGAAGGAGCTCAATATGGGGGGTACGGCTACAGGCACAGGCCTCAATACTCCTGAAGGGTTTGGTGACATAGCGATTCAGGAAATGAACCACATCACAGGGATTGATTTCATGTTATCGCAAAATCCCTTTGAAGCCACACAGGGTGCAGGGGCTATTCTGGGCACATCGGCGGCTCTAAAGGGTATTGCAGTGGATCTCATCAAACTTGCAAATGATCTCAGGTTATTATCCAGCGGTCCACGCACCGGTTTCGGGGAAATCATGCTGCCGGCAGTACAGCCAGGCTCATCGATCATGCCAGGTAAGGTAAACCCTGTGATGGCAGAGATGCTTAACATGGTGTGTTTCCAGATAGTTGGAAATGATACCTCCATAATGATGGCAGCACAGGGGGGACAATGTGAATTGAACGTATTTACACCTGTGCTTGCCCATAATATTCTTAATTCGATAACAATTCTGGCAGGAGGGGTTGACTCTTTTAACAACCGTTGTCTCAAAGGATTAACTGTCAATGTGGAGCATTGTTCAAGAATGGCAGAATCCAGCCTTGCACTGGGAACTTCACTGGCACCTATGATCGGTTATGAAAGGGCTGCGGAAATCACATATGAAGCATACAGGACAAACAGTACCATACGTGAAGTAGTAGAAAGAAAGGATTTGAACCTTTCAAAAGATGAAATTGATAAATTGTTGAATCCACTTAATATGACGGGGCAAGGAAATGAGAGAACATGA
- a CDS encoding DUF2117 family protein translates to MKYGIIIHGPEIIDSGWAGNIIQLLSARADVYAVAAGTMCKLAVLDSFLEEVIDIWSLSKPSEAITELGKECDCVFLLNHGKTIESGTVFGNLVADRVDIEVPLVQVERPGNSDGKVIHRGKDVTPDVYWLCRKLGMPLVYPETARQPSIKKNGHRTIRNISGVLPGESIMVNGLVIGYANNEDVELIFEEGIITAIKGGQLKKHGVEKLTSYIGRIDPETAWIKSGNLRRTPVLESMNRERIDVHKPQSCRAVLINHEAERTFELARKADLIISVGDDTTVIAGSILKRLEIPLIGITDGDRDNVLAENEYCEGSTIIQVESGCDDIVGEKIKEAFFSTSNPEFPSKSYLEEQILGLAKSHIRHVIFHPLEYNY, encoded by the coding sequence ATGAAATATGGAATAATAATACACGGCCCGGAAATAATAGACAGTGGCTGGGCCGGAAACATAATACAACTTCTTTCAGCAAGAGCAGATGTGTATGCTGTAGCCGCCGGGACGATGTGTAAACTGGCCGTGCTGGATTCCTTTCTTGAAGAGGTGATCGACATCTGGAGTTTGAGCAAACCCAGTGAGGCGATTACTGAACTTGGAAAAGAGTGTGACTGCGTATTCCTACTAAACCATGGAAAAACAATTGAAAGCGGGACTGTTTTTGGAAATCTGGTAGCGGATAGGGTGGATATTGAAGTCCCACTTGTACAGGTTGAAAGACCCGGTAATTCGGACGGGAAAGTTATTCACAGGGGAAAAGATGTAACTCCCGATGTATACTGGCTATGCAGGAAATTGGGTATGCCACTGGTGTACCCAGAAACTGCAAGACAGCCATCTATCAAAAAAAACGGCCATAGAACGATACGCAATATTTCCGGGGTCCTGCCCGGAGAATCAATTATGGTCAACGGTCTTGTAATCGGTTACGCCAATAATGAGGATGTGGAATTAATATTTGAGGAGGGAATTATTACTGCAATCAAAGGCGGGCAATTGAAAAAACATGGTGTGGAAAAACTTACTTCATACATCGGTAGGATTGACCCTGAAACTGCGTGGATAAAAAGTGGAAATCTACGCCGCACACCTGTTCTGGAATCAATGAACCGGGAAAGAATTGATGTTCATAAGCCCCAGTCCTGTCGGGCTGTACTGATTAATCATGAAGCGGAAAGGACATTCGAACTGGCAAGGAAAGCGGATCTGATAATCTCAGTTGGGGATGATACCACGGTGATTGCAGGAAGCATCCTGAAACGTCTGGAAATACCCTTGATAGGAATTACTGATGGTGACAGGGATAATGTGCTTGCTGAAAATGAATATTGCGAAGGTTCTACGATAATACAGGTTGAAAGCGGTTGTGACGATATAGTAGGAGAAAAAATAAAGGAAGCGTTTTTTTCTACATCCAACCCCGAATTTCCCTCAAAATCTTATCTGGAAGAACAGATTCTTGGTCTGGCAAAATCTCACATAAGACATGTGATCTTCCACCCTCTGGAATATAATTATTAA
- the larA gene encoding nickel-dependent lactate racemase gives MPVITVPYGNESIDINIPDSNMGDILMPCEMEVESTPEVLVKNALANPVNSKKLSEIATAESSVVIIVSDITRPSPSSTMLPLLFEELKSGGCTEENVTVVCALGLHRQQTEEEIKKILGPLYGKVRFVEHDKENCVKVGTTSRGTPVEIFKEVYESDIIVCTGNIEFHYYAGYSGGAKAILPGVSSNNSVITNHKMMTLEEATTGNIDSPVRQDMEEAAQIFGPDFLLNVVLNSKKEIVQAVAGDIIDAHRKGVDCVDKMYKVEVEPADVVITATDVSKGMNLYQAYKPLDNAKNAVIDGGTILLAAPCREGFGHEIFERWSRQCSCPLETIEKFDSDFEFGAHKAAFIAQLAMKHDLLMYSEMPEKDVQDVFFRPVTDIQQAIDSIITKNPAVRIHFMPHGQSTLPIEK, from the coding sequence ATGCCCGTGATCACTGTGCCCTATGGTAACGAAAGTATTGATATCAACATTCCGGATTCCAATATGGGTGATATCCTTATGCCCTGTGAAATGGAAGTAGAATCCACTCCGGAGGTACTTGTAAAAAATGCCCTTGCAAATCCGGTAAACAGCAAGAAACTTTCCGAAATAGCGACTGCAGAATCCAGTGTAGTTATCATTGTCAGTGATATAACCCGCCCATCCCCTTCTTCAACAATGCTCCCACTCCTTTTTGAAGAATTAAAATCCGGAGGATGCACCGAAGAAAATGTAACGGTGGTCTGTGCCCTGGGACTTCATCGCCAACAGACTGAAGAAGAGATTAAAAAAATACTTGGACCACTTTATGGAAAAGTCAGGTTTGTTGAACATGATAAAGAGAATTGTGTAAAGGTGGGAACAACTTCCAGAGGGACTCCGGTAGAAATATTCAAAGAAGTTTATGAGTCCGATATAATAGTGTGTACCGGTAATATTGAATTCCACTATTATGCAGGTTACAGTGGAGGGGCAAAAGCGATCCTTCCCGGAGTGAGTTCAAATAATTCTGTTATTACAAACCATAAGATGATGACTCTTGAAGAGGCAACCACCGGCAATATCGACAGTCCTGTAAGACAGGATATGGAGGAAGCGGCCCAAATATTCGGCCCGGATTTTTTACTCAATGTGGTCCTCAACAGCAAAAAGGAAATAGTCCAGGCAGTAGCCGGTGATATTATAGATGCCCACCGAAAAGGAGTTGACTGTGTGGATAAAATGTACAAGGTGGAAGTGGAACCTGCAGATGTTGTCATTACAGCAACCGATGTCTCAAAAGGGATGAACCTCTATCAGGCTTACAAACCGCTGGATAATGCAAAAAACGCTGTTATTGATGGAGGCACCATCCTGCTTGCAGCCCCCTGCAGGGAAGGGTTTGGTCATGAAATATTTGAGCGCTGGAGTCGACAATGCAGTTGTCCTCTGGAAACAATTGAAAAATTCGACTCAGATTTTGAGTTTGGGGCTCATAAAGCGGCATTTATCGCACAGCTTGCAATGAAACATGATCTGCTCATGTATTCAGAAATGCCTGAAAAAGATGTACAGGATGTATTTTTCAGACCTGTAACAGATATCCAGCAGGCAATTGATTCAATCATTACAAAAAATCCGGCCGTGAGAATCCATTTCATGCCTCATGGCCAGAGTACCTTACCTATTGAAAAATAA
- a CDS encoding molybdopterin synthase — MKAVAVIGYKNTGKTTFVCRLVEKLALKGKVGTVKIMHDHRFDSPEKDTGKHFDSGAENVTAVSEEGLISIQRGGGLDEALEVLAGRGMEYAIVEGATNSDLPKIMLGEMKEKAGNVVLRLAPCSDWDMDEVAGIVQQTSEIVTLDSMINKIRNIPEFPLTGSIGTFTGVVRGETDDISTKMLEFEKYETVADERIEKICNDLKQKEGIIEVLIHHKSGRLMRGEDIVYIVVASAHRQELFKALSDAIERIKSEVPIWKKEVTMEGDFWVHDHA, encoded by the coding sequence ATGAAAGCCGTAGCTGTTATTGGTTACAAAAATACCGGCAAGACAACGTTTGTTTGCAGGCTGGTTGAAAAACTTGCTTTGAAGGGCAAAGTTGGTACTGTAAAGATCATGCATGACCATCGCTTTGATTCCCCCGAAAAAGATACGGGTAAACATTTCGATTCTGGCGCTGAAAACGTGACTGCGGTCTCCGAGGAGGGTTTGATTTCTATTCAACGCGGGGGAGGCCTGGATGAAGCTCTTGAAGTCCTTGCTGGCAGGGGGATGGAGTACGCAATCGTGGAAGGCGCTACAAATAGTGATTTGCCCAAAATAATGCTGGGAGAAATGAAAGAGAAAGCAGGGAACGTTGTACTCAGGCTTGCTCCTTGTTCGGACTGGGATATGGACGAAGTTGCAGGAATTGTACAACAAACATCCGAAATCGTAACCCTGGACAGTATGATTAACAAAATACGTAATATACCTGAATTTCCTCTGACTGGAAGTATCGGTACTTTTACAGGTGTGGTAAGAGGGGAGACAGATGATATCAGCACAAAAATGCTTGAATTTGAGAAATATGAGACAGTTGCTGATGAGCGTATAGAAAAGATATGTAACGACCTCAAACAAAAAGAAGGAATTATTGAAGTACTAATCCATCACAAAAGTGGCCGGCTCATGAGGGGAGAGGATATTGTGTACATTGTTGTAGCATCGGCCCACAGGCAGGAGTTGTTTAAAGCCTTGAGTGATGCGATTGAAAGAATAAAGTCAGAGGTGCCCATATGGAAAAAAGAAGTCACCATGGAAGGTGATTTCTGGGTACATGATCACGCTTGA
- the radC gene encoding RadC family protein: protein MDEQKLRVQDMPQEDRPRERIAKYGPSSLSNTELLAIILRTGTAKENVINLCSRIFANYSIKNLSQANITKLTEIHGVGIAKASQISAIFELARRLEKHSDEPLPRIRSPDDVYKLLYPQLRCQKKEHLTTLHLDTKNQVLREEVVSIGSLNANIVHPREVFKSALLESAASVILTHNHPSGDPTPSREDINVTRKLVDGGKILGIDVLDHVIIGEGKFVSLKDEGYIS from the coding sequence ATGGATGAGCAGAAATTAAGGGTACAGGATATGCCCCAGGAGGACAGGCCAAGGGAGAGAATTGCAAAATATGGGCCCTCAAGCCTTTCCAATACGGAATTGCTTGCAATAATCCTGCGAACCGGAACGGCAAAGGAAAATGTGATCAATCTGTGCAGCCGTATTTTTGCAAATTATTCTATCAAAAATTTGAGTCAGGCCAATATCACAAAACTGACCGAAATCCATGGAGTCGGGATTGCAAAGGCTTCCCAGATCTCTGCTATATTCGAACTGGCTCGCAGACTTGAAAAACATTCAGATGAGCCGCTGCCACGCATCCGTTCCCCGGATGATGTGTACAAACTCCTGTATCCCCAGTTGAGGTGCCAGAAAAAGGAACATCTTACAACCCTTCACCTTGATACCAAAAACCAGGTCCTGCGTGAAGAAGTGGTATCAATAGGCAGTCTCAATGCCAATATTGTTCATCCAAGGGAAGTATTCAAATCAGCCCTTCTGGAATCAGCAGCCTCTGTAATTCTTACACACAATCATCCATCGGGAGATCCCACACCAAGCAGGGAAGATATAAACGTTACCCGTAAACTCGTTGATGGCGGGAAAATACTCGGAATTGATGTACTGGATCATGTGATAATCGGGGAAGGAAAATTTGTGAGTTTGAAGGATGAAGGATATATTTCCTGA
- the mmp11 gene encoding methanogenesis marker protein 11 encodes MKEIELDEPYSIPYRAIYAICDETDECAEIIEHSNCYGGAAWARHHYSHSPIVRQVRTLGNMTRYLVKTGNVPLELKPSSAAAGIEAVEVKDNEVAITYAGLGGGGVGATRCRAQAAGVVRSETTPSGGGKAAKGTIVVPRRKRVLVGIDDTDTKETGATWCLTHNIAKELDCAECVYLSHSLVQLFPVSARTQNCVSTVLEFGCVDEKAQNALLENIRSALEKYSVSRDTGMVFLDSFNASSIKEYSKLCRSAELTYEFAMEYAENHGVDVWMDGKGVIGALAALPWFARPDDSVIMDAELP; translated from the coding sequence ATGAAAGAGATAGAACTTGATGAACCGTACTCGATTCCCTACAGGGCAATCTATGCCATATGTGATGAAACGGATGAATGTGCGGAAATAATTGAACATAGTAACTGTTATGGCGGTGCTGCATGGGCCAGGCACCATTATTCCCACTCACCTATTGTCCGGCAGGTAAGGACACTGGGAAATATGACTCGCTATCTTGTAAAAACCGGTAATGTACCCCTTGAACTAAAGCCATCGTCTGCAGCTGCAGGTATTGAAGCAGTGGAAGTCAAAGATAATGAGGTTGCAATTACCTATGCCGGACTGGGTGGCGGTGGTGTAGGTGCCACGCGTTGTCGCGCACAGGCAGCCGGGGTTGTGCGTTCTGAAACCACTCCCTCAGGAGGAGGAAAAGCGGCAAAAGGTACCATCGTTGTCCCCAGACGCAAGCGTGTACTGGTAGGAATTGATGATACTGACACCAAAGAAACAGGTGCTACCTGGTGTCTGACCCACAACATCGCAAAAGAACTGGATTGTGCGGAATGTGTGTACCTCTCCCACTCCCTTGTGCAACTTTTCCCTGTATCCGCAAGAACCCAGAACTGTGTTTCAACAGTACTGGAATTTGGATGTGTGGATGAAAAGGCACAGAATGCACTACTTGAAAATATTCGCAGTGCACTGGAAAAGTACAGTGTATCCCGGGATACGGGAATGGTTTTCCTTGACTCTTTTAATGCTTCCAGTATTAAAGAATACAGCAAATTGTGCAGGTCTGCTGAGCTGACCTATGAGTTTGCAATGGAGTATGCTGAAAATCATGGTGTGGATGTCTGGATGGATGGTAAAGGTGTAATAGGTGCCCTTGCTGCCCTACCCTGGTTTGCAAGACCTGATGATTCGGTAATAATGGATGCTGAACTTCCATGA
- a CDS encoding thiamine pyrophosphate-dependent enzyme, whose product MNERQISGKDVILKAASLLEVKLVSAVAGYPVTSIVDLFRNDDFWADNTFWMINEKVALETALGASIDGRRSFVLTKHVGMNVLCDPLVTSATHTIGAGLVIIAGDDPGAKASQNEQDSRYFGPLAEVPVFDPATPEKLFATLAEAIELSEKASVPIIVRVTARLLDSFCGNAAAFQPKKTVMPPEFDRSVWEYTMKGKHQRFHSMTYPLMEDYSQSQDCLCHTNTKKTGIISSGYSTSLVENIIEESSSNISHLALDMVYPLPIKKLKEFIDHHEYVLVAEETEDYIESHISVEDTIKGKSTGHIPHGKIEKEHILHALENIEKTHMDKVTKPETIKERGARSICDTCPYLPLYRVLGTIDKPIAGDMGCSILSTSAPLQAVDAGFALGSAISVACGFKGKGIAVIGDFGLAHTGIQGLINAKSNSFDLLVIILQNDVAAMTGGQDVPDLTNILEALHDDIEVVDFAEKIKENELQALLMEKMEKKGISIILAKGTCPKY is encoded by the coding sequence ATGAATGAACGTCAAATAAGCGGCAAAGATGTGATATTAAAGGCTGCCAGCCTGCTGGAAGTTAAACTGGTCAGTGCGGTTGCCGGCTATCCTGTTACTTCCATTGTAGACCTTTTCAGGAATGACGATTTTTGGGCAGACAATACTTTCTGGATGATTAATGAAAAGGTGGCTCTTGAAACTGCCCTGGGAGCCTCGATTGACGGACGCAGGTCTTTTGTCCTGACAAAACATGTGGGCATGAATGTACTATGTGACCCTCTGGTTACATCCGCCACCCATACAATCGGTGCAGGTTTAGTGATAATCGCAGGGGACGACCCCGGTGCCAAAGCTTCCCAGAATGAACAGGACTCACGCTATTTCGGACCTCTTGCCGAAGTACCTGTCTTTGATCCTGCAACTCCTGAAAAGCTGTTTGCTACATTGGCAGAAGCGATCGAACTTTCGGAAAAGGCAAGTGTTCCCATAATAGTCAGAGTGACTGCCCGTCTTCTGGATTCATTTTGTGGAAATGCTGCTGCATTCCAGCCAAAAAAGACTGTAATGCCACCTGAATTTGACAGGTCTGTATGGGAATATACTATGAAAGGCAAGCATCAGCGTTTCCACTCAATGACATACCCTTTAATGGAAGATTATTCCCAATCACAGGATTGCCTGTGTCATACCAATACAAAAAAAACAGGCATTATTTCCTCAGGTTATTCTACCTCCCTTGTGGAAAATATCATTGAAGAAAGTAGCTCCAATATTTCACATCTGGCTCTGGACATGGTTTATCCACTGCCGATTAAAAAATTGAAAGAATTCATTGATCACCATGAATATGTGCTTGTGGCTGAGGAAACAGAAGATTATATAGAATCTCATATTTCAGTCGAAGACACCATAAAGGGCAAATCCACAGGACATATACCCCATGGTAAAATAGAAAAAGAACATATACTGCATGCTCTTGAAAATATCGAAAAAACACATATGGATAAAGTGACCAAACCCGAGACTATTAAAGAGAGAGGGGCGCGATCTATCTGTGATACATGCCCTTACCTACCTCTCTACAGGGTGCTTGGTACAATAGATAAACCAATTGCAGGGGACATGGGTTGTTCCATATTAAGCACTTCTGCACCCCTACAGGCCGTGGATGCAGGTTTTGCACTTGGTTCTGCCATATCGGTTGCCTGTGGTTTCAAAGGAAAAGGTATTGCAGTCATCGGGGATTTCGGCCTGGCACATACAGGAATACAGGGATTGATCAATGCAAAATCCAACAGTTTTGACCTTCTGGTTATTATACTGCAAAATGATGTTGCAGCTATGACGGGAGGACAGGATGTACCGGACCTTACAAATATTCTTGAAGCACTTCATGATGACATTGAAGTGGTGGATTTTGCAGAAAAAATCAAAGAAAACGAATTACAGGCCCTTCTGATGGAAAAAATGGAAAAAAAGGGAATATCCATAATACTTGCAAAGGGTACCTGTCCCAAATACTGA
- a CDS encoding nitrilase-related carbon-nitrogen hydrolase, with translation MVKVACIQMDVEHCNKKTNIERAIAMGNRALAMGAEIIVFPEVFSTGFCYEQMDKLAEKPPYPTIGQLADFSKKNKCILIGSIVEELDTETKPYANLGFCIENGIIRRTYHKIHPFGEEKGHFTPGDSIHPIKLENICIGLEICYEIRFPEVARKLVLEGADLLVTIAQFPDPRGNHWRILGPARAVENQIPHVMCNRTGEDPTKSFPGSSMIIDALGNTLADSGRDECIIMADIDLSLAKELSNKIPVLDDRREDLYSN, from the coding sequence ATGGTAAAAGTTGCCTGTATCCAGATGGACGTTGAGCATTGTAATAAGAAAACAAACATTGAAAGAGCCATTGCTATGGGAAATCGGGCCCTTGCTATGGGCGCAGAAATAATTGTGTTCCCGGAAGTGTTTTCCACAGGTTTCTGTTATGAACAGATGGATAAACTAGCCGAAAAGCCACCCTACCCCACAATAGGACAACTTGCGGATTTTTCAAAAAAAAATAAATGCATCCTTATCGGTTCAATCGTGGAAGAGCTGGATACTGAAACCAAACCCTATGCCAATCTTGGGTTCTGTATTGAAAACGGTATAATTCGGAGAACTTATCACAAAATTCACCCCTTCGGGGAAGAAAAAGGCCACTTCACGCCGGGTGATTCCATTCATCCTATAAAGCTTGAAAATATATGTATCGGATTGGAAATATGTTATGAGATAAGGTTTCCTGAAGTTGCACGCAAACTTGTGCTTGAAGGAGCCGACTTACTGGTGACTATTGCACAATTTCCCGACCCCCGGGGTAATCACTGGAGAATCCTGGGTCCTGCCAGGGCAGTGGAAAACCAGATTCCTCATGTGATGTGTAACCGCACAGGAGAAGACCCGACCAAATCGTTCCCGGGAAGTTCCATGATAATTGATGCCCTGGGAAATACCCTTGCAGATTCCGGCCGCGATGAATGCATAATCATGGCAGACATCGACCTCTCACTTGCCAAAGAACTATCCAATAAAATACCTGTACTGGATGACCGTAGGGAAGACCTGTATTCCAATTGA
- a CDS encoding methanogenesis marker 12 protein, protein MYLGIDHGTNAMRFAALDKHGNFFYFEVPRTDMKEMNGSEILDLIEKEFNIKTEQIEMIALTYSMGDGIVNIMDIQDVQNRGVRSIEGVGKKTGAGTLVFDTIKNAKIPAVVIPGIHSHSHTDPRMNVFSHSTSPEKLGIAYDALSRGINNFIVSDISSNTVTLAVANGEVVGALDACIFAPGTVHGPLDLEAIRQVDAGICGANEAFMNSGVLKNTSYKNTAYLLDGLKDNEDQAKFAIDTLALFASMEIEAMKVLLKDYSTCDCLFLAGSMAEVDSLVEKIYHHLDMKPWILGKWSAATGCARMARDIAKGKKQILGIEVRI, encoded by the coding sequence ATGTATCTGGGTATTGATCACGGCACAAATGCAATGCGTTTCGCAGCTCTTGATAAACATGGAAATTTCTTCTATTTTGAAGTTCCCCGAACAGACATGAAGGAAATGAACGGCAGTGAAATTCTTGATTTGATTGAAAAGGAATTCAATATAAAGACCGAACAGATTGAGATGATTGCCCTGACTTATTCTATGGGAGATGGAATTGTCAATATTATGGATATACAGGATGTCCAGAATCGTGGGGTAAGAAGTATTGAAGGAGTCGGTAAAAAAACAGGTGCAGGGACTTTGGTATTTGATACTATCAAGAATGCTAAAATCCCCGCAGTTGTAATACCGGGGATACATTCACACAGTCATACGGATCCTCGAATGAACGTATTTTCTCATTCCACAAGCCCTGAAAAACTTGGAATTGCCTATGATGCATTATCCAGGGGCATTAATAATTTCATTGTATCAGATATCAGTTCAAACACTGTAACTCTGGCTGTTGCAAACGGGGAGGTCGTAGGTGCCCTTGATGCCTGTATTTTTGCACCTGGGACCGTACACGGGCCTCTTGATCTTGAAGCAATAAGGCAGGTTGATGCCGGAATATGTGGTGCAAATGAGGCGTTCATGAACAGCGGTGTGCTGAAAAATACATCTTATAAAAACACTGCATATTTGCTTGATGGATTAAAAGATAACGAAGATCAGGCAAAATTTGCAATTGATACTCTTGCTCTTTTTGCATCCATGGAAATTGAAGCCATGAAAGTCCTGCTAAAGGATTATTCAACATGTGATTGTCTTTTTCTTGCAGGCTCTATGGCAGAAGTGGATTCTCTTGTGGAAAAAATATACCACCATCTGGATATGAAACCCTGGATTCTGGGTAAATGGAGTGCAGCTACTGGATGTGCCCGTATGGCCAGGGATATTGCAAAAGGTAAAAAGCAAATCCTGGGTATCGAAGTCAGGATCTGA
- a CDS encoding DUF2103 domain-containing protein, protein MTPNSTLQSKLGGSHSTIIGGRHGKKLLKIISDHPDVKRIIPSVITVKGKSAPGGKIDVKILRPDSRGNLRALLTHGTSSQEVRIVTSVGKEEEGERIMQELNAMFME, encoded by the coding sequence ATGACTCCTAATTCGACCTTACAGAGCAAGCTGGGAGGTTCGCATTCCACTATCATAGGTGGCAGACATGGCAAGAAACTGCTCAAAATAATCAGTGATCATCCAGATGTCAAAAGAATAATCCCTTCAGTAATTACTGTTAAAGGTAAGAGTGCACCCGGGGGGAAGATAGATGTGAAAATTCTTCGTCCGGATAGTAGAGGCAATTTGAGGGCTCTCCTGACACATGGTACTTCTTCCCAGGAAGTAAGAATCGTTACAAGCGTTGGGAAAGAAGAAGAGGGGGAAAGAATAATGCAGGAATTAAATGCAATGTTTATGGAGTGA
- a CDS encoding ACT domain-containing protein, which produces MDEKFIKQISLFAENKPGRLANIASSFKEASVNIRAFTIAEAGDFGIIRMVVDKPEKAHRVLHDAGFTVSETDVLGIQMEDVPGQLATIAEVLGKKGVNIDYAYAFVTKTEKAFLIIRVNDLKTAVETLYEEGIPLLDMSDVQSI; this is translated from the coding sequence ATGGATGAGAAATTTATCAAACAGATATCACTCTTTGCAGAGAATAAGCCAGGCCGCCTTGCAAATATTGCATCCAGTTTCAAAGAGGCATCCGTCAATATAAGAGCATTTACTATCGCTGAAGCAGGCGATTTCGGAATTATAAGGATGGTAGTAGACAAGCCGGAAAAAGCACATCGTGTCTTGCATGATGCAGGTTTTACAGTCTCCGAAACAGATGTCCTGGGTATACAAATGGAAGATGTACCCGGCCAGCTTGCAACAATAGCAGAGGTACTTGGCAAAAAAGGTGTCAACATTGATTATGCTTACGCTTTTGTAACAAAAACAGAAAAAGCGTTCCTCATAATACGGGTTAATGATTTGAAAACCGCTGTTGAAACGCTTTATGAAGAAGGAATTCCATTGCTGGATATGAGTGATGTGCAAAGCATTTGA